The proteins below are encoded in one region of Labeo rohita strain BAU-BD-2019 chromosome 15, IGBB_LRoh.1.0, whole genome shotgun sequence:
- the LOC127177655 gene encoding vacuolar protein sorting-associated protein 37C, with protein sequence MSHEGDSMLNLDYLKCLNTTQLLELLEDEEMMREAVRHNSKLQHLQRCKKILMASNGWLAEQNLANQPHLNNSKKLLAEKYQILGQMVSSVRQKQRKLESLQQKLDLRAIHKLLKEKTNHSLSQSQTLWHKFIEGKLLPTDFVESLQSFQTLCHRRLFQAEKIQNLITQGQIYNQDADFCHLGHHPNFLHLPNTISVFTGSAPVILLPGFQCPHLSPTSHLPPLKHHGCVDTCLTLISKNESSTETRRWPQRHAALQPLDKIQPNIYQTP encoded by the exons AAATTTGGACTATCTCAAGTGTTTGAACACTACTCAACTTCTGGAGCTCCTGGAAGATGAAGAAATGATGCGAGAAGCTGTCAGACACAATTCGAAG TTACAGCATCTTCAGAGGTGTAAAAAGATCTTGATGGCCTCCAACGGTTGGCTTGCAGAGCAGAACTTAGCAAATCAACCACATCTGAACAACTCTAAAAAGCTTTTAGCTGAAAAGTACCAGATTCTTGGTCAAATGGTGTCTTCAGTGCGACAAAAACAGAGAAAGCTGG AAAGTTTGCAGCAGAAACTCGATCTTCGAGCAATTCATAagcttttaaaggagaagaccAATCATTCCTTGAGTCAATCTCAG ACTCTCTGGCATAAGTTCATAGAAGGAAAACTTCTCCCGACAGATTTTGTGGAATCACTTCAAAGCTTTCAGACGTTGTGTCATCGACGGCTTTTTCAAGCTGAGAAGATCCAGAACCTCATCACACAAGGACAAATATACAATCAAGATGCTGATTTTTGCCATCTTGGGCATCATCCAAACTTCTTGCACTTACCGAACACAATCAGTGTTTTCACCGGCAGCGCTCCTGTTATCTTGCTGCCTGGTTTCCAGTGTCCTCATTTATCTCCAACATCACATCTTCCTCCTCTAAAGCATCATGGCTGTGTCGACACATGCTTGACTTTGATATCCAAAAACGAATCGAGCACTGAGACTCGCCGATGGCCACAAAGACATGCTGCTTTACAGCCACTTGACAAGATTCAACCTAATATTTACCAGACTCCCTAA